The DNA segment TGCTCCGCATCTTTAAGCCCCTCATGCCAGCCGAGTAGCAGTGATGCAGCTCTGGCATCATCCGCATTCTGAACGATCTCTTTTAGTACGGGAAAACCGCTTTTGTAACGATCTCGTAAGTTATCGGCAATGAGCTGTATATCGCTCAGAGGGTCGCGAATGAAACCTGACATGAGTTATTCCTTTAAGGCGTGGTTTTGTACGATACGCTAATACCACAAAGATAAGGATATTCTCAGTCAACTTCTAGTCGGGAAGACCATCGGTTTTATCAGTTAAAGTAGTACCTGGCTGAACTGTTCAACACTTATCCAAATTGACCACATTAAAGTTAGTTCATGAAGTTAAAAACTGTCACAGCCATGAAAAAAGAATTAAAGGCATTTAAAAGCAGATAGTTAATTGATTTCACCCCCATGAACCATGTTTACCATCAACATAAGTTAAATACAATATCACCAACCGCACTGTACCAATGCCTGAGCCATTCCCTGCTGTTTTGGCCTTCAGGACCGCTCTGGTTTTCATTCATACTCAGTAAGATGCGTTCTGGTGATTCGTAAACATTTTTAGCAGTTGAACAAATCATTCCTCTCCGATAGCCTGTTTATTGTCCGTCTCACCCCTTCTCCGGCTTGACTTAACGTCGATTAGGAACAAAATAATTTCTCTTTTGTGTTAACCGGATGACTGGCCTATATGGATATCTGTTCTCGTGCCGTTTTCTCTCTGTCTCGCGTTAAAAAAATCAGTACGCTGGTTGTCGCAACAATCTTTCTGGCAAGTTGTTCATCAAAACCGCCTGTTTCGCTGGTGACGCCGCCAAAATCGACGCCGACATCGCCGTATAAAACGCAAAAACTGAACCAGCCTGTTCGCGGCGTGTGGCTGGCGACGGTTTCCCGGCTTGACTGGCCGCCAGTGGCGTCCGTGAATGTCAGTAGCGCCACCACGCGGATCGCCATGCAAAAGAAGGCCTTAACAGACAAACTCGATAATTTACAGTCACTGGGTATTAATACCGTCTTCTTCCAGGTCAAACCGGATGGCACTGCCCTTTGGCCGTCATCTATTTTACCGTGGTCGGATATGCTCACCGGGAAGATTGGTGAAAATCCGGGCTACGATCCGCTCCAGTTCATGCTCGATGAAGCGCATAAACGTGGCATGCGCGTTCACGCCTGGTTCAACCCTTATCGCGTCTCCACCAATGTGAAACCGTCAACGGTGAACGAACTGAACCGTACCGTGTCGCTTCAGCCAGCCAGCGTGTTTGTCCTCCATCGCGACTGGATCCGTACCGCCGGTGACCGCTATGTTCTCGACCCTGGGATCCCGGAGGCCCGTGACTGGATAACCAGTATCGTGGCTGAAGTGGTGAAACGGTATCCGGTAGATGGCGTCCAGTTTGACGACTATTTCTATGCTGAATCCCCCGGTTCTGCGCTGAACGACAACCAGACCTTCCGGCGCTACGGCCAGGGATTTAGCTCAAAAGCAGACTGGCGTCGACATAACACCCAACGACTCATTGAACAGGTTTCCCGGACGATCAGACAGATCAATCCGGACGTGGAGTTCGGCGTCAGTCCGGCCGGTGTCTGGCGTAACCGTTCGCACGATCCTGCCGGATCGGATACCCGTGGCGCTGCGGCTTATGATGAATCGTATGCTGACACGCGGCTTTGGGTTCAACAAGGCCTGCTGGACTATATCGCCCCGCAAATTTACTGGCCCTTCTCCCGCGATGCGGCACGTTATGATGTGTTGGCAAAATGGTGGGCGGACGTCGTGAAACCGACAAAAACACGGCTCTATATTGGTGTTGCGTTGTATAAGGTCGGTGAGCCCTCTCGCAATGAACCGGACTGGACGGTCAACGGCGGCGTTCCGGAACTGAAGAAACAGCTCGATTTAAATGAATCAATGCCGCAAATCAGCGGCACGATTTTGTTCAGAGAGAACAATCTCAACCAACCGCAGGCCCAGCAGGCCGTCAGTTACCTGAGAAACCGCTGGTCTAAGTGACACTGTCACGAAAAGAGAGCCACCGTACTCTCTTTTCATTGCCATTTATGGATTTAGTCTCCAGCTCCAGCGCTCACTTCGGAGTTGGCCGCTGTCATCATAGGTCTGCACATCGCCCTTTTTCTGCGACCAGTCTGTGAACGTTGCGATGAGTCGTCCTCCCCCCCCCACCAACGCCAGTTGATCGCCGTCAAGCAGGGTGCACAGACCACCAAGCAAGTCTGTAGCCCAACTGAGCGTATCAAACACCCCGGTTTCTTTTGTTTTTTGGCAGCGCCATCCCCGATCTTCATCAACATTCAGGCTGAAAGACTTCTCTTTCCCCTCTTTTGTCTTGAGCACGACATTGGGCTTCGGCCAGTTACCATCGTGTGCAGGCAACGGTGCTGTGGTAATGGGACCAATAATTTCAGGCAACCAGCGAACCTTCGCCTCTTCACCTGAGCCATCCGCATTCTTTTCGGGAAACAGCTGCGCCTGCAGGGCCGTCCAGTCCGTTGGCAAACAGTCGGTATATTGAAACTTATAGATGTAACCGATTGAGCCATCGGGCAAGTTGTCCTTTATCGGCGAATCGGCCATATAAGAATGGAAGCGCAGTTGCGGATAGCGCGTTTTATCCGTTATGGGATCGCGCTGCGGGTAATAAACACCGGTCAGCCTCCCCAGTTGCTGGCCGGGCATCGGTGCCGCCACGTCATTAACAGGTTCAAACACCAGTAACAGGTGAAAGGTGCCTCCCCCCGGTTTGATACAAGGCTGCTCCTCTTCCCCTGTCCCGGTTTTCTTAATCGGTTCCAGGGGTTCAATCAACAAATCGCGGGAAATGTTTTCACTGGCTTGTATCTCGCTGCTACGGGTTAGCGTAATGGCATGTTCATGATTTGGCAGCGATTGATCGTACTCGGCCTCAATCGCCATCCGGAAGGACTGCCGGGAAATGGCCAGATGGCGGTACGGCATACCAATAAAGGTCAACCAGTGCGACTCGCCGTAGTCGCTGAGCAACAGGCGGCGGGCGTGACAATCCCCTGCGTTTTTCAACGCCACGGGCAGCGCAGATTTTATCGGCAACCCGGTCGTCGCCTCGGTGGTTTCCCACGGCGAATAACGCTTAGCGGTGGTCCATTGCTCACTACCAAAGGCCATGACCTGATCGATCACCTGCAACCCCCAGAGCATTTCAGCCGTTTTGCCCCACTGACCTTTGTGCCAACTGCACAGCAGACGGCGTGAGTCGTTTACATCGCCCTGTTTTTCCAGTCGTTTTCCTCCGGGGAGATGCATTGTGAGGAGAAAATCGGTGCCAGGAGGAACCTCGACGACGAAATCAAATGGAACGCGATCGTCACCCTCTTCCCGGCGTCCGAGTAACCAACTCTGCCCATCCGCGCTGAGGGGGAATTCATCGCTGAGCGTCCATTTTTCGTGTGGGTCGAGCATTCGACGGATGCGAATCTTCGCCATTATCCAGTAAGCAAAAACGTCATGGCCTGTCGGACGGACAATAATGGCCGTCTGCGCCACTTTCGCATTACTGTCGGTGTCAAAGGTCAGGCCAAAGGGACGACCGACCTCAATTCCCCAGTTCATCACGGGTGCAGGCTTGACCGGCTCGCCCAGTTGGGTGAACCAGCTACTGTCAGGCAGATAAAGCGTCAGTTTCTTCGCCTCATCCTCACCCTGATCCGGCCCTGCGTGGAAGACAGGATTGGGGCCAATTTCATTCACGGTAGCATAACGGGTCGCTTCGAGATCAATGTCGAAGGTTTCACCGACGCCGCTGTACTGCGTCAACGAATCCGTCCGACACAGCGCGTCATTCAGACATACCAGCGCACCATTTGCGCTGGTACGGATCTCCGCCAGATTTTCCTTCTTCCGGGCCATCACCGTGCGAACCAGCGGAATGGTGTCCTGAATGATCGGCGGGCCGAGTCGCAGTGACGGATCGTTCCAGTTGATCCGCGCTGGTACAACGGTCCCTTTAGCCACAATCGTGTTCTCAAGTTCCCGGACCACCTTGCTATCCAGCCAGCTGCGATAACGCAGGATCGGGCGCAAGATGCAGGCAAAAAAACGCGCACCGTGATAACCCGGCAATCGCAGGCGACACAGTATCGCCGGCTCAGCAAGAGAACCAAAACGCCAGTCCGTCGGTCGTGCCGCGCGGTTGGTTTGCAGAATATGACTTTGCGTTTCACGTAATGACGAGGTACCAGCGAACGCTTCGGCCCACTGCTCGAGTTGGGTGTTGTCATCCAGTCGTTTTGGTAACGCCAGTGGATAGCCCGTCCAGTGCCATTCGTGTCGCTGCACCAGAAACCCCTTCAGCCAGTTTGCATCGAACCCCTCTTCCACCTTCAGATGTGCGAGGATATCAGACTCTTGCGTCGCGAAACTGAGCTGTTTCTGAATTGCTTCCAACGCCTCATTCGTGGTCTTAAGCAGAGTGCCTGCGTCGGGTAAACATTCAAACAGGTGCACCACAGGTGAGAACCCACGGTACGCCTCCCCGCTCCACAGTGGTTGCGTCTTGTCGATGGCCAGGTCTGCCATCCGGATATCTTTCTCAGACGTAAAGTATCGCTCTGGTACCAGCGACCAGACGGTCACCGTGGCAATCGTTCCGGGCTTCAGTGTGAGTGCGATCTCGCCCTTGTTGACCACGACGGTTGACGACGTTCCCGACTCAACACGAAGTGTGGCTGGCGTTAAAAAACCTCTGACTGCCATATAATCAGGTTCAACGAGGGTATTCACTTTGCTTGTGCCGTCATCAAACTCCACACTCAGCCCGATGGCCCGAACGGCAGGATGGCGTGGGAGATCGACACGATCCTCAGGCCGATTTTTCGGCGTTTTGCGAAGCTTACCTGTTAGCGTGGTGCGCAGGGCTTTGAGCTTCTGACTTTCCTTGAGGTCAGGTATGAGCAATGCCTGACTGATATCGGCCTCCATCCACCTTGTCAGAACCTGTTCTGTGGCATCCGGAGGGGTCAACGTCAGCGTGACGCTCCTCAGCGCGCTGCCGTTCCAGCCGGGTTTATCGTTGCAAATAACAGCAACGCGAGGACGTTTGCTCCCTGCCACTAAACCTGTCTGATTCCAGGCGCGGGATTCCCCTTCCATTAGCCACGGATCAACGGCCTTCTCTGCTGACTGAAGCGTCACGGCACCCGGCGCAACCCGGCACAGATAAAGATATCCCGCAACCGGTTTCGCCTTCTCATCCTCACCGGGTAAAAAATTCAGTTTGCTGGCCTCTTTGAGTTCACACGGGTTGCCACTGATTTGAAAGTGCTTGCCCAAAACCTGTCCGCCATTGCCGATTGCCGTTCCTGTTACCCAGTAGCGAAAACCATAGGCTAACGGAGGGAGGCGCCACGGGGAGGTGTAGGTATCTGAGTTTTCTTTCGGATCTTCAGGCCAGCCAAAATCGAGACAGTCGACGCCGTCTTTGAGGCTCACTGCGCCACTCAGCGGTGCGCCAGAATAGGCAAACGCCACCATTTTGCGACCGTTTTGCATGGTAGCCCCTACGGTGTCGCTAAAGCGCTGTTCGAGCGGCGTCCATTTTCCGTGAACTTTCACCTGTAGCGCCGTATCCGTCAGCCATGCGCAGCCTAATTTGTGTACGATCTGTTCTTTCCCCATCGCCATGGCGACGGCATAGCCGCGAATGTCCCGATCGTCATAGGCTCCGGCTGGCGAGCAAACCTCAACCGCTAAATCGCGCTCCTCCCCGAGACTGTTGACCTGTTGCGTACCCGGCAACTGTAAATGCTGCTGTAGTACCTGAAAGGCTGCACTGATGCTGGCATTCTGCGCGTCAGGTTTTTTGCATTCCACCAGCAGAGCCAGCATCTCCTGATAGCGGTCGCTGAGAACGGCGACCTGGGGTGACATCTCTCCCGCAATCCAGAATTCGATGCCGGTGCGCAGGGTTTCTGTTGCTGCGGGTGCTGATTCAGACAGATGGTAAAACCACCAGTTCGCCTGCAATTGCGCAATGCTGTGGTCTGCATAATGAAGCGATATCAACGGATACCAGTCGCCAAACGTGCCTGCCGGATGACTGGCATAATTCACCGCCACAGCAGCCAGCCATGAGGTCATCATTATCCGTCGGCCATCGGCGGTACTTAACATCATCCCTACGTTTAGCGCAAAGTCGCGAAGGGTGTTACTGTCGGCAATGGGTTGCAATAGCCGGTGTTCACCTGCCCCGGCGTGATTAATGGCCTCCCGGAGGGTTCCCCAGACCCTGTCGTTATCGTCCCATTCCTCTAAGGGAATCACCACCGGATTGCTATCCTGAAGACGATCCCAGAACCAGAAATGCTGAATCGGATTATTACGGGTATCAGAACGCAGATATCCGGGGCCGAGCGTACGGTTCAGCAGTTGGTGTTTCTTAATTTCTATCTTCCATTCATCATCATTTGTGTTGGTGGCAAGTACCTGAGCCAACATCGGCAGCGGTGCCAGAACCGCATCGGCCAGCCAGGCACGCATCCCCGTTTCCGTTCGCTCGGCACTCTGCAGTGTCGGCGTCAGCGTCACGTCAACGGCGGGTTTGATCGGTTGCATCACGACAGTGAACGCAGGCAAACCTGTGTAAGGTTCATCCTCTTTCTGCGTCTTCGCCTCGTAGCTAATCGTCACGATATCGTCCGTTGTGATGGATCCCACTGGACTGAAAACGATAGCCTGGCCGTGATGAGTAATGATGAATTCCGGAGCACAGGCATCAGGTCGTGTTGAATCGTTGAGGGTAAAACGTCGGGTCATCCCCAGCATATCCTGACTCACGCCGGCCGGTAACAACGTCAAGGGAGCAAACAGGTGCGGCAGACTGATTTCACCAGGACTGGCCTGTGCCAGCGCAATGTCGGCGGAAAACGGCTGCTGACAACGGCTGCACTTTTGCCTGATTTCGTCCGCCATCTTTTCCTGTAAACCCAGCGGATCGGTCAACGTAGTGGGTGGAACTGGCGTGACGAGCGTCAATTTTCCCTCAGAGATCAATGCCCAGCCGGTAATGCGCATCTGCCAGGGCCAGAGCAGAGAACCGACGGTGTCAATCACCGTCTGTCCGTCTGGCGGTGCATCACCTGCGGTTATTTCGCCCGTTGGCACCACCCAGTTAACCGAGATTTGACGCTTATCATCCACCAGCCCTTCATCGTTGCCATGCATCATCCAGCTAAACGTTGTTAATGACATAGACACCTCACAAATCCTGTTCAACTGTGCGGGAAATATGTGCCGTGTAGCACCAGCAAACTTCAATGGAAATATCCAGATGTCCACGCCCTTTCATGCGCCCGTTGTTATGCTCGACCTGCACCAGCAGATTCAGATACGCAGTCAGATAGCCCAGTACCTTCGCACTACCGGTCATTTGCACACCGGCGGCAAAAAAGTTCTGTGATGCTGTGGAAGAGAAACCGGCTTCAACAAACAGGCGAATGGCATAACTCCCCTCAGCGACGCCGGCAAGGTTGAACGTTTTCGTCGAGCTCAGCGCCACACCAATCGATGCCTCATACACGGGGATCAGCTCGCCGTTCTTGTACGCAGCCGCTGCCCGGGTCGTCAGCCAACCGCCGCCGCCATAGACGCCTATCTGCATGGAAACCGGGGAGGCTTTTTCACCAATGCCAAAGTAGGTTTCAATCTGCATCAGCCCGTCGTTCATGTTCAGACGAAACCCGGAGGCCAGTACCGATTTGCCCAGCGAAACACCGCCATACTCCAGCGGACCAAATGCCTGTTTCTGACTCACCGCCGCCCCCGTTGGCATCCCGGCGTTGTTTTTAACGATTTCCACATTGGGAGGAAGCTCAGGCATCGCGCCACGCAACACATCGCCGATGAATTTCAGCGCGGAATGTGGCTCAATATTCTTCGGATCGATATCAAACGTAAAGCCTGTGGCCTCGCTGTACTGAATACGGGCCTCCGCAAAGGTCACCAACGGCTGACCAGAAAAGTTAAGGATCCAGTCGCCGCTGAACAGCGCCTGGGTGCGGGTTTTGGTCGCATCACCGACGGAGATATCGACATCACTGGTGGCCACCAGCTTCGGTTTACGGACATCAAGACTCAGCGCGGAGATCTCAAACAGTGACTCTGTGCTCGTAAACTGATGATCAATGACCGCTTTGATACTGGCGCTACGCGTTTTGGGATCGATGTGATGGCTGATGCGAATGGCATCATCGGGTAAGTCCGGCAACTTGAATTTCTTAAAGAAGTTCTCAAAATCCATCGCCGTATTACGAATGATCTGCGAGAAATTAACGCCCTGAAGCGAGACGGGCACAATGTTACCGTTTAGTTCACAGGACGGAATGGTCAGCCCCAGTTCCTTAATCCCCGACTCTACTTCACGAAGTCGGGCCACAAACGGCGACGTTTCGATCTGGTCTTTTACATCATCGAAAATATATTCAATGTTGTCGGTACGAATGGTCAGTTGTGGAAGCGCTGGCGGATCCGAAAGCAGCTTCATCAGTTTGATGGCCTGTCCGGCTTTGGGAAACGCATCGGCGATGACCGAATTTGCTTCCTTTAGCGCCGTATCGATGACTTTCGCATACTCGCGGCTTTTTTGATCAAACAGTCGCGTGGCCTGATCAACAAACTGCTCACGGATCTGCCGGATCGTATCCACTACCTGTTTTTGCAGATCGTTGACGAAAGAGA comes from the Citrobacter amalonaticus genome and includes:
- a CDS encoding glycoside hydrolase family 10 protein, which codes for MDICSRAVFSLSRVKKISTLVVATIFLASCSSKPPVSLVTPPKSTPTSPYKTQKLNQPVRGVWLATVSRLDWPPVASVNVSSATTRIAMQKKALTDKLDNLQSLGINTVFFQVKPDGTALWPSSILPWSDMLTGKIGENPGYDPLQFMLDEAHKRGMRVHAWFNPYRVSTNVKPSTVNELNRTVSLQPASVFVLHRDWIRTAGDRYVLDPGIPEARDWITSIVAEVVKRYPVDGVQFDDYFYAESPGSALNDNQTFRRYGQGFSSKADWRRHNTQRLIEQVSRTIRQINPDVEFGVSPAGVWRNRSHDPAGSDTRGAAAYDESYADTRLWVQQGLLDYIAPQIYWPFSRDAARYDVLAKWWADVVKPTKTRLYIGVALYKVGEPSRNEPDWTVNGGVPELKKQLDLNESMPQISGTILFRENNLNQPQAQQAVSYLRNRWSK